acaaattaaatgcccgtttttactaaattcgaaatttgaataaattagttcaacattttcaaaaaaaattagtaaattttacttaaattggtATCATAATGTTCTAAAATGAGTAGATTTCACATAAATTGGgtctgtcttgaacttcatacatactggtagaaaaaacttctttatattaacgaaatttgtcattaatatGGAGataacgaaataatttcataaatataatgaaactttTCGTTTTTGCTAtgatttttctatttaataacgAAACGAACACTTTCACTGTCctaatgaaaaactttcgttatGACAATGAAAAATTGTCGTtgcctcaattttaatgaaattttctttgtgtgtagggctaaaaatattttaaaaattttttgcaccaattttttaattaaaaatatgaaattttcataaacattatttcataaaataaaattattgttttaaataaatttttatcaatttgacaaaaagtattattatatttgttgcaTTTGGCAATTaaacaaactaaaatattttagtaacaaaattttttaaaatatacccAAATGTTCTTTCATGATGGATTCCCGTTTTTGGGTGTGTGTTTTcggggaaaaaatttttaaccaatttactAATTCCTACTTTTCGTTTTTGTTatgatttttctattaaataacgaAACATGTCATATTATAAACGAACACTTTTACTGTCCTACTGAAAAATTGTCGTtgcctcaattttaatgaaattttctttgtgtgtagtcttacacacaaaaaaaaatttttttgcgccaattttttaattcaaaatacaaaatgttcttaaacaacagaaaaacaattattgtttttaaaaatttctttatatatatatatatatatatatatatatatatatatatatatatatatatatatatatatatatatatatatatatatatatatatatatatatatttttttttttttttttatttttaaagtattAACTATGTTGCATGtggcaattaaaaaaattaaaatgttctaattaaaactttctaaaataaacctaaattttctttcatgatgGATTCACCTTTTTTGGATATATGTTTTCGGGGAAAAAAATATGTAACCAATTTACTAATTCCCAaataattttcttcttctttcttTTAGATTCAAAACACCCATACCCTTTGTAAAGGCCGTTACAATGGTACAAAATTTGCCCACACCGAAGATTGCCACAAATTCTATGTTTGCAATAATAATGAAGCTGAAATCTATAATTGCGATAAGGATTATCATTTCGATAAGCAAACCTTGTCCTGCATAACCGGAAGCGATTGCAATGATGATGAATTGACAACACCCTCGACATGCTCGGAGGGCAATAAACGGGCCGTCGATGGCGATTGCTAcatctttgaaatttgtatcAATGGTCAATATCAGAAATTACAATGTGGGCCTGGCCTATATTTCTTTGCTCCCAGTTCGTCCTGTAAACCCATTAAATATAATGCCGATTATAAATGCAGTTGTGTGGTACCCGAACGTACCATTATGACAAATCATGATAATTGTGAAACCTACTATTCGTGTGAGGCCAAGAAGGCCAAGCTAATACAATGCCCTTTGGGTCAATACTATAATTCGACAATGAATTCCTGTATGGTCGATGTCTATCATATCTGTTTAATGGAACCTACAAAAACTCCAGATTTACAAAGTCCCATCGCCAATGCAAGACAATTGAAAATTGATGGTGATATGAAATTGAGTGCTTTGTGTGCCCATCGAGCTTTGATGGGCAAGAATGAAATGATGTTACAACACCATGATACTGATTGCTCGAAATTCCTAGTATGTGTCAATGGTATTCTTCATGTTCAACAATGTCCTCAGGATCACTTTTTCGATATCGAAAAAGAATATTGTATTTTAGATACTGAGAAAAGATGTTTGAATAATTCCCCTAAACATTTCGCCTATCATAAAACAAATACCagatttataaattaatacgCGATTTCAAATTTAACAATCAATTATACCAAAAGATGAACGAATAAAAAGACTCTTTGTCACCATGTACCTGTCTGTTGTACAGTTGGTTCCACTACTGATAGTTTATAGTCatataatatttattgtattccttagagaaaatagaaaataagttttcactataaataaaacaaaataatatttatttttgttatatataaatCACATTGTTTTAGTTTGGCCGTTTTGAAAACAgcctgtgaaaaagtaacatagtgctcttgaaacatgtttgggatgtTCATATTCCTTCCATagactaacaccttgtaccaaatttcaaccggatcggatgaaattttcacctCCAGGAAGCTCGGGgaatcaaatgtggggatcgggttatatggggttgctagagactagaggtgtgcatgtgagtaatattttactcacgcacactcacgacggaaaaatcttactcacgcacactcacgcacgatattgtttggtaggactcacgttcatgcacactcacggaaaggaaatttgtactcacgcacgaaaatgtcatgactcacgaaaaataccgtgactcacgaaaaatatcgtgactcacgaaaaatgtcttgACTcgggaacaattttttgagtaatttaccttagcgacg
This is a stretch of genomic DNA from Haematobia irritans isolate KBUSLIRL chromosome 4, ASM5000362v1, whole genome shotgun sequence. It encodes these proteins:
- the obst-J gene encoding obstructor-J → MKTKVQLCVTLSLMALSQCMVVPRIPEPETEYIQNTHTLCKGRYNGTKFAHTEDCHKFYVCNNNEAEIYNCDKDYHFDKQTLSCITGSDCNDDELTTPSTCSEGNKRAVDGDCYIFEICINGQYQKLQCGPGLYFFAPSSSCKPIKYNADYKCSCVVPERTIMTNHDNCETYYSCEAKKAKLIQCPLGQYYNSTMNSCMVDVYHICLMEPTKTPDLQSPIANARQLKIDGDMKLSALCAHRALMGKNEMMLQHHDTDCSKFLVCVNGILHVQQCPQDHFFDIEKEYCILDTEKRCLNNSPKHFAYHKTNTRFIN